A window of the Flavobacterium sangjuense genome harbors these coding sequences:
- a CDS encoding DUF4252 domain-containing protein, producing MRKLILSLVLVLSTSTFFAQSVFDKFEDQEGITSVVVNKKMFALLSKMEVKDKESQQYVNLIKKLDNLRVFVTQSDKKADEMKSVSDKYIKSSTLEELMKITDKGKSVKIYVKSGASESQIKELMMFVEGSGKEETVLMSLIGDFDLNELSVLTDKMNLPGGDDLKKASKGPKGKK from the coding sequence ATGAGAAAATTAATTTTAAGTTTAGTATTAGTTTTAAGCACAAGTACATTTTTTGCACAAAGCGTCTTTGATAAGTTTGAAGATCAGGAAGGAATAACTTCAGTAGTGGTTAACAAAAAAATGTTTGCGCTTTTGAGTAAAATGGAAGTAAAAGACAAAGAGTCACAACAGTATGTGAATTTGATAAAAAAGTTAGACAACCTGAGAGTTTTCGTAACACAAAGCGACAAGAAAGCTGACGAGATGAAATCGGTTTCAGATAAATATATAAAATCATCAACTCTTGAAGAGTTAATGAAAATAACTGACAAAGGTAAAAGTGTCAAAATATATGTAAAATCAGGAGCTTCTGAATCACAAATTAAAGAGTTAATGATGTTTGTTGAAGGTTCAGGAAAAGAAGAAACCGTTTTGATGTCGTTGATTGGTGATTTCGATTTGAATGAACTTTCGGTTTTGACAGACAAAATGAATTTGCCTGGTGGCGATGATTTGAAAAAAGCATCAAAAGGTCCAAAAGGGAAAAAATAA